From Hymenobacter sedentarius, a single genomic window includes:
- a CDS encoding pseudouridine synthase: protein MGKKHFSDDKADRRGGRNAGGPGGFGGGKSERSNAGGPAGRGGDRDRGGDRGGYSSARPGNGRPATNGAFGRPATNGAFGRPSNGAFGGGRSFGDGEKRTYGAGGGNREGGFNKGFGGKSFGNKEYGQREQGGFRPGGDRSERSERPRLGKEQRTGTSYGRTAEPRPERSERGSFGSDRGEQHGPASAPARPIREYQPKENWNGQPYRREGEKAVPRGLPGERNRKFQKQNPNEPNESSAPRSGGSFGRSTPREPEDFQRSEERGPNRPIRSARPFEANPPQAREERGPRGDFAGGSDADRRGDEAAFGRKFTPGAFGKRENATFGASRSTGERPGGYEKRSTEKWTPAPGSFAERREALKAQERSVRRSGTGYGASIDKPRAARPVVQDNRADKPRYGERPGEAPDYKNLKHYENDKTRGNKRRREEDEDFGTDELRLNRYIANAGICSRREADALIAAGEIKVNGEVVTEMGYKVQPTDTVQYGKTNLNREKSVYVLLNKPKDFITTTEDPEGRRTVMELVASASKERIFPVGRLDRNTTGLLLFTNDGEVAQKLSHPSHKNKKIYQVELSQPLAEDDLRKIAEGVELEDGKAVVDDVAVVAGNPHFVGIEIHIGRNRIVRRIFEHLGYEVVALDRVQYAGLTKKDLPRGKWRFLSEQEVIRLKYFL from the coding sequence ATGGGCAAAAAACATTTTTCAGACGATAAAGCGGACCGTCGCGGCGGCCGCAATGCAGGGGGCCCGGGCGGTTTCGGCGGTGGCAAGAGCGAGCGTTCGAACGCCGGTGGGCCGGCCGGCCGCGGCGGCGACCGTGACCGTGGCGGCGACCGCGGCGGCTACTCTTCGGCCCGGCCTGGCAATGGCCGGCCTGCTACCAATGGCGCATTTGGGCGCCCAGCTACCAACGGTGCCTTTGGCCGCCCTTCCAATGGGGCCTTTGGTGGCGGCCGTAGCTTTGGCGATGGCGAGAAGCGCACCTACGGCGCCGGTGGCGGCAACCGTGAGGGTGGCTTTAACAAAGGCTTTGGCGGCAAGAGCTTCGGTAACAAAGAATACGGCCAGCGCGAGCAAGGCGGCTTCCGCCCCGGCGGCGACCGGTCCGAGCGCAGCGAGCGTCCTCGCTTAGGCAAGGAGCAGCGCACTGGCACCAGCTACGGCCGTACCGCCGAGCCGCGTCCCGAGCGCAGTGAGCGCGGCAGCTTCGGCAGCGACCGCGGCGAGCAGCATGGCCCGGCTTCGGCCCCGGCGCGTCCCATCCGCGAGTATCAGCCCAAGGAGAACTGGAACGGCCAGCCCTACCGCCGCGAAGGCGAGAAGGCCGTGCCCCGTGGCTTGCCCGGCGAGCGTAACCGCAAGTTCCAGAAGCAAAACCCCAACGAGCCAAACGAATCCAGCGCACCCCGCAGCGGCGGCAGCTTTGGCCGCAGCACGCCCCGCGAGCCGGAAGATTTCCAGCGCAGCGAGGAGCGCGGACCCAACCGGCCCATTCGGTCGGCGCGGCCGTTCGAAGCCAACCCGCCGCAGGCCCGCGAGGAGCGTGGCCCGCGGGGTGACTTCGCCGGCGGCAGCGATGCCGACCGTCGGGGTGATGAAGCTGCCTTCGGCCGGAAGTTCACGCCCGGTGCTTTTGGCAAGCGGGAGAACGCCACCTTCGGCGCCAGCCGCAGCACGGGGGAGCGCCCCGGCGGCTACGAGAAGCGCAGCACGGAGAAGTGGACGCCCGCGCCCGGCAGCTTTGCCGAGCGCCGCGAGGCCCTGAAAGCGCAGGAGCGCAGCGTGCGCCGCTCGGGTACCGGCTACGGTGCCAGCATCGACAAGCCCCGTGCTGCCCGCCCGGTGGTGCAGGACAACCGCGCCGACAAGCCCCGCTACGGCGAGCGGCCCGGCGAGGCGCCCGACTACAAGAACCTCAAGCACTACGAAAACGACAAAACCCGCGGCAACAAGCGCCGCCGGGAAGAGGACGAAGACTTCGGCACCGACGAGCTGCGCCTGAACCGCTACATCGCCAACGCCGGCATCTGCTCGCGCCGCGAGGCCGACGCGCTGATTGCCGCCGGCGAAATCAAGGTGAACGGCGAAGTGGTAACGGAGATGGGCTACAAAGTGCAGCCCACCGACACCGTGCAGTATGGCAAGACTAACCTCAACCGCGAGAAGTCGGTGTACGTGCTGCTCAACAAGCCCAAGGACTTTATCACGACCACGGAGGACCCCGAAGGCCGCCGCACGGTGATGGAGCTGGTGGCCAGCGCCTCGAAAGAGCGGATTTTCCCGGTGGGCCGGCTCGACCGCAACACCACGGGCCTGCTACTCTTCACCAACGACGGCGAAGTAGCCCAGAAGCTGTCGCACCCCTCGCACAAAAACAAGAAAATTTACCAGGTTGAGCTAAGCCAGCCCCTGGCCGAAGACGACCTGCGCAAGATTGCCGAAGGCGTGGAGCTGGAAGACGGCAAAGCCGTAGTGGACGACGTGGCCGTAGTGGCCGGCAACCCGCACTTTGTAGGCATCGAAATCCACATTGGGCGGAATCGCATTGTGCGCCGCATCTTCGAGCACCTCGGCTACGAAGTGGTAGCCCTGGACCGCGTGCAGTACGCCGGCCTCACAAAGAAGGACCTGCCCCGCGGCAAGTGGCGCTTCCTGAGCGAGCAGGAAGTTATTCGCTTGAAGTACTTCTTGTAA
- the recJ gene encoding single-stranded-DNA-specific exonuclease RecJ, translating to MPISASKRWNYIPEPDGYKAHSLTEALFIAAEVAALLVQRGIDTPEAAAAFFHPDLRQLPNPLLMRDMDRAVARLTQAYHAGEKVLVLGDYDVDGITSVATVVSYLTPLFGAERLRDYIPDRYTEGYGISEKAIDFAAANGFQLIVALDCGIKAVAQVAYATSQGVDFIICDHHLPGEELPAAVAVLDPKRADCEYPYKELSGCGVGFKLMQALGERLGLPEARLHDLLDLVTVSIAADIVPITGENRILAAHGLRRFNEDAHLLRPGLAALRELATLREGPLGISSLIFGFAPRINAAGRMGDARRAVAMLLAPDQQEARYTAEVVDQMNQQRRGSDQHTTQEALDMIAGSPTLQNARATVLYKSDWHQGVLGIVASRCLDQYYRPTVILTQRDGKATGSARSVAGFDVHEALEACAPLLDQFGGHRAAAGLTLKVENVPAFQRRFEEVVADTLTTEHLVRPVEVAAALPLSRINEEFFSELRRMEPFGPGNPNPVFASRRLVAVPNSARVVGQGHLKLRLASADTSGPAVDAIGFGLADYLTEIELGQPFSACYTVELNEYRGQRSVQLRLLDVRWE from the coding sequence ATGCCCATATCCGCTAGTAAGCGCTGGAATTATATCCCCGAACCGGATGGCTATAAGGCCCACAGCCTCACCGAGGCCTTATTTATTGCCGCCGAAGTAGCGGCTCTGCTGGTGCAGCGGGGCATCGACACGCCCGAGGCCGCCGCGGCCTTTTTCCACCCCGACCTGCGCCAGCTGCCCAACCCGCTGCTGATGCGTGACATGGACCGCGCCGTGGCCCGCCTCACGCAGGCCTACCACGCCGGCGAAAAGGTGCTGGTATTGGGCGATTACGACGTGGACGGCATTACCTCCGTGGCCACGGTGGTGAGCTACCTCACGCCGTTATTTGGCGCGGAGCGGCTGCGCGACTACATCCCGGACCGCTATACCGAAGGCTACGGCATCTCCGAAAAGGCCATTGATTTTGCCGCGGCCAACGGCTTCCAGCTCATCGTTGCGCTGGACTGCGGCATCAAAGCCGTCGCGCAGGTAGCCTACGCTACCAGCCAAGGCGTTGACTTCATCATTTGCGACCACCACCTGCCCGGCGAAGAACTGCCCGCAGCCGTGGCCGTGCTCGACCCCAAGCGGGCCGACTGTGAATATCCGTACAAGGAGCTGTCGGGCTGTGGGGTGGGCTTCAAGCTGATGCAGGCGTTGGGCGAACGCCTGGGCTTGCCCGAGGCGCGGCTGCACGACCTGCTGGATTTGGTGACGGTGAGCATTGCGGCCGACATCGTGCCCATCACCGGCGAAAACCGCATCCTGGCCGCCCACGGCCTGCGGCGCTTCAACGAAGACGCCCACTTGCTGCGGCCAGGGCTGGCGGCCCTGCGCGAGCTGGCCACGCTGCGCGAGGGCCCGCTGGGCATCAGCAGCCTGATATTCGGCTTTGCGCCGCGCATTAATGCGGCCGGCCGCATGGGCGATGCGCGCCGCGCCGTGGCCATGCTGCTCGCCCCCGACCAGCAGGAGGCCCGCTACACCGCCGAAGTGGTGGACCAGATGAACCAGCAGCGCCGCGGCTCCGACCAGCACACCACCCAGGAGGCGCTGGACATGATTGCCGGCAGCCCCACGCTGCAAAACGCCCGCGCCACCGTGCTTTACAAGTCCGACTGGCACCAGGGCGTGTTGGGCATCGTGGCCTCGCGCTGCCTCGACCAATACTACCGTCCCACCGTCATCCTCACCCAGCGCGATGGCAAGGCCACGGGCTCGGCCCGCTCCGTGGCGGGGTTCGACGTACACGAAGCCCTGGAGGCCTGCGCCCCGCTGCTCGACCAGTTCGGTGGGCACCGCGCCGCGGCCGGCCTCACGTTGAAGGTGGAAAACGTGCCGGCTTTCCAGCGGCGGTTTGAGGAAGTGGTGGCCGATACCCTCACCACCGAACACCTCGTGCGGCCGGTGGAAGTGGCGGCGGCGCTGCCCCTGAGCCGCATCAACGAAGAGTTTTTTTCGGAGCTGCGCCGCATGGAGCCGTTCGGGCCGGGCAACCCCAATCCCGTGTTTGCGTCGCGGCGGCTGGTGGCCGTGCCCAATAGCGCCCGGGTGGTGGGGCAGGGGCACCTCAAGCTACGCCTGGCCTCGGCCGATACGTCGGGGCCGGCCGTGGACGCCATCGGTTTCGGCCTGGCCGACTACCTGACGGAAATTGAGCTAGGCCAGCCGTTCAGCGCGTGCTATACCGTTGAGCTAAACGAGTACCGCGGCCAGCGCAGCGTGCAGCTGCGGCTGCTGGACGTGCGCTGGGAGTAG
- the lptC gene encoding LPS export ABC transporter periplasmic protein LptC, with the protein MYGLRHAAGSAILLALLGLVGCDKKAATGPRLVYTGPLMETTNVLTLVSDSAKLKFQLTAPLEQQFENGDILYPKGMTVTFYSSDGLKRVINTLTAKYGKVDKAKNLYIMRGAVEVVNVPQEQRMNTEELFYDKNKALIYTDSTMFVKVTTPTEYLTGYGLTANQNFSRYRILRPEGVFAAPAVAPAPAVTAPPQANSAPQ; encoded by the coding sequence TTGTACGGACTCAGGCACGCGGCGGGAAGCGCGATACTGCTCGCCCTGTTGGGCTTGGTGGGTTGCGACAAGAAGGCTGCCACGGGCCCCCGGCTGGTGTACACCGGCCCGCTGATGGAAACCACCAACGTGCTGACACTGGTCAGCGACTCGGCCAAGCTCAAGTTTCAGCTCACCGCGCCGCTGGAGCAGCAATTTGAGAACGGCGACATTCTCTACCCCAAGGGAATGACGGTCACGTTTTATTCATCCGATGGCCTGAAGCGGGTGATAAACACCCTAACGGCCAAGTACGGCAAAGTTGACAAGGCCAAGAACCTCTACATCATGCGCGGCGCCGTGGAGGTCGTGAACGTGCCGCAAGAACAGCGCATGAACACGGAGGAGCTGTTTTATGATAAAAACAAGGCGCTGATTTACACCGACTCCACCATGTTTGTGAAGGTAACCACGCCCACGGAATACCTGACGGGCTACGGCCTGACGGCAAACCAGAACTTCTCCCGATACCGGATTCTGCGGCCGGAAGGCGTGTTTGCGGCGCCCGCGGTGGCGCCGGCTCCGGCCGTTACGGCCCCTCCGCAAGCTAACTCGGCCCCGCAGTAG
- a CDS encoding peptidylprolyl isomerase, translating to MALINTIREKSGVAVGLVAVGMLLFIVGGDLVGGKNRLFNRNDQVVGEVAGQKVELADYNNALEQAKQAFIAQQQRQPDEQALGYLRDQAWNQTIYRLAFQPEWEKLGLTVSDDELVDMVQGDNINNGIKQAFTDQKTGQFDKARLIEYLKNLDKLPPENQAAWHNFEANLPAERLANKYNALLKNSVYVTTAEAKRYDTSQGTKAMVKYLFVPYASISDSAVKVTDAQLQAYLDKNQSKYKVEDGRSVEYITIPVVPSKEDSASVKTSIAELATQFASAPVDSLFVMQNSEQPYNKAFRSPADLPEQLRKQLPLAQGKVYGPYAENGTYSLYKVTGVGTGKQAAARASHILIKPEGTTPEAKAAAKAKAQDILKKIKAGADFAAMARQFGTDGTKEQGGDLGWFGQGRMVPEFEKAIFGATAPGLLPNVVETSFGYHVIKITAAPTKQTYQVAEVKKSITPSDATREAAYAKAQQLKGEATDLESFRKLVTKDKTLVKQEAKNLDRSARTVNNLQNARELVRWAFGFNQNGAETKVGDISEVYEMGDQYVIAALTDERAKGTATVTNLKPELSALVRNEEKAKQIMAKLPKAGTLEEMASKYGPTAQVGTAADVVLGQGNLTNVGFEPLAVGKAFALKPGQKSAPIQGEQGVLVVEPVSVTPPATPNTNLKAVQQQLAQQRAQQQDGKIYEAIKAHANVKDSRTKFF from the coding sequence ATGGCTTTAATTAACACGATTCGAGAAAAATCAGGCGTAGCGGTAGGCCTTGTGGCCGTCGGCATGCTGCTCTTTATTGTGGGCGGCGACCTGGTAGGCGGCAAAAACCGGCTTTTCAACCGCAACGACCAAGTAGTAGGCGAGGTGGCTGGCCAAAAAGTGGAGCTGGCCGATTACAACAACGCCCTCGAGCAAGCCAAGCAAGCGTTTATCGCACAGCAGCAGCGCCAGCCCGACGAGCAAGCCCTCGGCTACCTGCGCGACCAGGCCTGGAACCAGACCATTTACCGCCTGGCTTTCCAGCCCGAGTGGGAGAAATTGGGCCTGACCGTATCGGACGACGAACTGGTGGACATGGTGCAGGGCGACAACATCAACAACGGCATCAAGCAGGCCTTTACCGACCAGAAAACGGGTCAGTTCGACAAAGCCCGCCTGATTGAGTACCTGAAAAACCTCGATAAGCTGCCTCCCGAAAACCAGGCCGCTTGGCACAACTTCGAAGCCAACCTCCCCGCCGAGCGCCTGGCCAACAAGTACAACGCCCTGCTGAAAAACTCGGTGTACGTGACCACCGCCGAAGCCAAGCGCTACGACACTTCGCAAGGCACCAAGGCCATGGTGAAGTACCTGTTCGTGCCCTACGCCAGCATTTCCGACTCGGCCGTGAAAGTGACCGACGCTCAGCTCCAGGCTTACCTCGACAAGAACCAGAGCAAGTACAAAGTAGAAGACGGCCGCTCGGTGGAGTACATCACCATCCCGGTGGTGCCCTCGAAAGAGGACAGCGCTTCCGTAAAGACTTCGATTGCGGAGTTGGCCACGCAGTTTGCCTCGGCCCCGGTCGACTCGCTGTTTGTGATGCAGAATTCGGAGCAGCCCTACAACAAGGCGTTCCGCAGCCCCGCCGACCTGCCCGAGCAACTGCGCAAGCAGCTGCCCCTGGCCCAAGGCAAAGTGTATGGCCCTTACGCTGAAAACGGCACGTACTCGCTGTATAAGGTAACCGGGGTGGGCACCGGCAAGCAGGCCGCGGCCCGCGCCAGCCACATCCTCATCAAGCCCGAAGGCACCACGCCCGAAGCCAAAGCCGCCGCGAAAGCCAAGGCCCAGGACATCCTCAAGAAAATCAAAGCCGGCGCCGACTTCGCCGCCATGGCCCGTCAGTTCGGAACCGACGGCACCAAGGAGCAGGGCGGCGACTTGGGCTGGTTTGGCCAGGGCCGCATGGTGCCCGAGTTCGAAAAAGCTATTTTCGGCGCCACCGCTCCCGGCCTGCTCCCCAACGTGGTGGAAACCTCGTTTGGCTACCACGTAATCAAAATCACGGCGGCTCCCACCAAGCAAACCTATCAGGTGGCTGAGGTGAAGAAGAGCATTACCCCCAGCGATGCCACCCGCGAAGCCGCTTACGCCAAGGCGCAGCAGCTGAAAGGCGAAGCCACCGACCTGGAGAGCTTCCGCAAGCTCGTGACCAAGGACAAGACCCTGGTAAAGCAGGAGGCCAAAAACCTGGACCGCAGCGCCCGCACCGTCAACAACCTGCAGAACGCGCGTGAGCTGGTGCGTTGGGCCTTCGGCTTCAACCAGAACGGCGCCGAAACCAAAGTGGGCGACATCTCGGAAGTATACGAGATGGGCGACCAGTACGTGATTGCCGCCCTCACCGACGAGCGCGCCAAAGGCACCGCCACGGTAACCAACCTGAAGCCCGAGCTTTCGGCGCTGGTGCGCAACGAAGAGAAGGCCAAGCAAATCATGGCCAAGCTGCCGAAGGCGGGTACGCTGGAGGAAATGGCCTCCAAGTACGGCCCCACGGCCCAGGTCGGCACCGCCGCCGACGTAGTGCTGGGCCAGGGCAACCTTACCAACGTGGGCTTCGAGCCCTTGGCGGTGGGCAAAGCGTTTGCCTTGAAGCCCGGCCAGAAGTCGGCCCCCATCCAGGGCGAGCAGGGCGTGCTGGTAGTTGAGCCGGTGAGCGTGACCCCACCCGCCACGCCCAACACCAACCTGAAAGCCGTGCAGCAGCAGCTGGCGCAGCAGCGTGCCCAGCAGCAGGACGGCAAGATTTACGAGGCCATCAAGGCCCACGCCAACGTGAAAGACAGCCGCACGAAGTTTTTCTAG
- a CDS encoding tetratricopeptide repeat protein — translation MRPHSLVVAAAFLLAIPALAQEPSKPWAPVSGAALAEDYARRGEHEKVVFLYEKLSAEEQTSPAVFPVYLASLQALKRYKEAEKLARKAVKLHPEDATTGVALGAVYAAAGDAPAAEKQWQKVLSQLTPAQVLAVATEFGRRELPEWAERTYLRGRSLAKNDTEYAPQLIQLYTQSQNQPQVLAETLRLVAQDEKQLPFVRNMLQNALHEEKDFDALEKLLLAATQEHPEQAAYSELLLWLQVQRHDFTGALVQARALDRRARTEGSRVMELAAIAQQNKDYESAIDGYAYVAKEYRSGPYGNVARQRLLQAREAQVRDTYPVDEAKVRALVGDYEQLLAELGRTPDTAPVLRNLANLYAFQLNDRAKAMSLLQEVIDMPRASDEVVDEAKVTQGDLYLLKGEPWEATLLYSQVEKSHKDSPLGYEAKLRNARLSYYAGDFKLAQSHLDILKEATTREIANDAMQLSLLIQDNTVEDTLDLGLKAYAAVEQLVFQNKLKEAIAGLDMLLEKFPGHSLSDDTYYLKAQLQRRTGDFAGAIATLERITNNPKYDVLSDDALFLLARIQEEDVKDKAKAQELYNQVITKYPGSIYVAEARKRFRKLRGDGV, via the coding sequence ATGCGTCCGCATTCTCTCGTTGTAGCCGCCGCTTTCCTTCTGGCCATTCCGGCGCTGGCCCAAGAGCCCTCCAAGCCGTGGGCGCCGGTGAGCGGGGCCGCGCTAGCCGAGGACTACGCCCGCCGTGGCGAGCACGAAAAGGTGGTGTTTCTGTATGAGAAGCTCTCGGCTGAGGAGCAAACCAGCCCCGCCGTATTCCCGGTGTACCTGGCTTCCTTGCAGGCACTGAAGCGCTATAAAGAAGCCGAAAAGCTGGCCCGCAAAGCTGTGAAGCTGCACCCCGAAGACGCTACCACGGGCGTGGCACTGGGGGCGGTGTACGCCGCGGCCGGCGATGCGCCCGCGGCCGAGAAGCAGTGGCAAAAGGTGCTCAGCCAGCTCACGCCGGCGCAGGTGCTGGCCGTGGCCACGGAGTTTGGCCGCCGGGAACTACCCGAGTGGGCCGAGCGTACCTACCTGCGCGGCCGGTCGCTGGCCAAAAACGACACCGAATACGCCCCGCAGCTTATCCAGCTGTATACCCAAAGCCAGAACCAGCCCCAGGTGCTGGCCGAGACGCTGCGCCTGGTAGCCCAGGACGAAAAGCAGCTGCCCTTTGTGCGCAACATGCTGCAAAACGCCCTGCACGAAGAAAAAGACTTTGATGCGCTGGAAAAGCTCCTGCTGGCGGCCACGCAGGAGCACCCCGAGCAGGCGGCCTACAGCGAGCTGCTGCTGTGGCTGCAGGTGCAGCGCCACGATTTTACGGGGGCGCTGGTGCAGGCCCGGGCCCTCGACCGGCGCGCCCGCACCGAAGGCAGCCGCGTAATGGAGCTGGCGGCCATTGCCCAGCAAAACAAAGACTACGAAAGCGCCATCGACGGCTATGCCTACGTGGCCAAGGAGTACCGCAGCGGCCCGTATGGCAACGTGGCCCGGCAGCGGCTGCTGCAGGCCCGCGAGGCCCAGGTGCGCGACACCTACCCCGTAGATGAGGCGAAAGTGCGTGCCCTCGTCGGCGACTACGAGCAACTGCTGGCCGAGTTGGGCCGCACGCCCGACACAGCCCCCGTGCTGCGCAACCTGGCTAACTTGTATGCCTTTCAGCTCAACGACCGCGCCAAGGCCATGAGCCTGCTGCAGGAGGTGATAGACATGCCCCGCGCGAGCGACGAGGTAGTGGACGAAGCCAAAGTGACCCAGGGCGACTTGTATTTGCTGAAGGGCGAGCCCTGGGAAGCCACGCTGCTGTATTCGCAGGTGGAGAAATCACACAAGGACTCGCCGTTGGGCTACGAAGCCAAGCTGCGCAATGCCCGCCTGAGCTACTACGCCGGCGACTTCAAGCTCGCGCAAAGCCACCTCGACATTCTGAAGGAAGCTACCACCCGCGAAATTGCCAACGACGCCATGCAGCTCTCGCTGCTGATTCAGGACAACACCGTGGAGGACACGCTAGACCTAGGCCTGAAGGCCTACGCTGCGGTGGAGCAACTGGTGTTCCAGAATAAGCTGAAGGAGGCTATTGCGGGCCTGGATATGCTGCTGGAGAAGTTCCCCGGCCATTCCCTTTCCGACGATACCTACTACCTAAAGGCCCAGCTGCAGCGCCGCACCGGCGACTTTGCCGGGGCCATTGCCACGCTGGAGCGCATCACCAACAATCCCAAGTACGACGTGCTCAGCGACGATGCGTTGTTCCTGCTGGCCCGCATTCAGGAGGAAGACGTGAAGGACAAAGCCAAGGCCCAGGAGCTGTACAACCAGGTTATCACCAAATACCCCGGCAGCATCTACGTGGCCGAGGCCCGCAAGCGGTTCCGCAAGCTCCGGGGCGACGGGGTATAG
- the ribH gene encoding 6,7-dimethyl-8-ribityllumazine synthase: protein MATALQNLSDYDASNFTDISEKRFGLVVAEWNREITDVLSAGAYDTLLKHGAKAENIYRNTVPGSFELTLGAQFLAQHDEMDAVICLGVVIRGETKHDDYICHAVAQGITQVGLKFNKPVIFGLVTTNTLEQAWDRASGKHGNKGVEAAVAAIQMLGF, encoded by the coding sequence ATGGCTACTGCTTTGCAAAACCTCAGCGACTATGACGCTTCCAATTTTACCGATATCAGCGAAAAGCGCTTTGGGCTGGTGGTGGCCGAGTGGAACCGCGAAATCACCGACGTGCTCAGCGCCGGGGCGTACGATACCTTGCTCAAGCACGGGGCCAAAGCGGAAAATATCTACCGCAACACCGTGCCGGGCAGCTTCGAGCTCACGCTAGGCGCGCAGTTTCTGGCCCAACACGACGAGATGGACGCCGTCATTTGCCTGGGGGTGGTGATTCGGGGCGAAACCAAGCACGACGACTACATCTGCCACGCCGTAGCCCAAGGCATCACCCAGGTGGGCCTGAAGTTCAACAAGCCGGTCATTTTTGGCCTAGTCACGACCAATACGTTGGAGCAGGCCTGGGACCGGGCCAGCGGCAAGCACGGCAATAAGGGCGTGGAAGCCGCTGTGGCTGCTATCCAAATGTTAGGTTTTTAG
- a CDS encoding DoxX family protein: MTLRLLSCYALALLFVLAGTWHFVHPATYLAIMPPQLPHSLALVYVSGIFEVLGGVGLLLHRTRRLAGWGLLALLVAVFPANLYMALIHEQLGISSWVAWGRLPLQLPLMWWVWRVSRQR, encoded by the coding sequence ATGACGCTACGCCTCCTCAGCTGCTACGCGCTGGCCCTGCTTTTTGTGCTGGCCGGCACCTGGCATTTTGTGCACCCCGCTACGTATCTGGCCATTATGCCGCCGCAGCTGCCCCATTCGCTAGCGCTGGTGTACGTGAGCGGCATTTTCGAAGTCCTGGGCGGGGTAGGCCTGCTGCTCCACCGCACCCGACGCCTGGCGGGCTGGGGCCTGCTGGCGCTGCTGGTAGCCGTGTTTCCGGCCAACCTCTACATGGCCCTGATTCACGAGCAGCTCGGCATTTCGAGTTGGGTGGCCTGGGGCCGGCTGCCCCTGCAGCTTCCGCTGATGTGGTGGGTTTGGCGGGTAAGCCGCCAACGGTAG
- a CDS encoding type III pantothenate kinase, with translation MHTLALDIGNTAVKAGCFDGSTLREMATGLTAGQVREMVTQWQPQHVIVASVAEDAALRTDELRALVPGELLTFSPATTAIPLRNAYATPHTLGADRLAAAVGAAGLRPGQPTLIVDAGTALKCDLVTADGTYHGGSIGPGLGMRFRALHAFTGRLPLLELPVPDATIPLTGDSTTGSLLSGVVNGTVAEIMGFVAQYQQRYPGLGVLLTGGDAAFLAARLPARIFVVPELVLLGLNRILAYHVVK, from the coding sequence ATGCATACCCTCGCGCTCGACATTGGCAATACCGCGGTGAAAGCCGGCTGCTTTGATGGCTCAACTTTGCGGGAAATGGCTACTGGTCTCACGGCGGGGCAGGTGCGGGAAATGGTAACGCAGTGGCAGCCGCAGCACGTCATTGTCGCCTCCGTGGCCGAAGATGCGGCGCTGCGGACCGACGAGCTGCGGGCGCTGGTGCCGGGCGAACTGCTGACTTTTTCGCCGGCCACCACGGCCATACCGTTGCGCAACGCTTATGCCACCCCGCACACGCTGGGCGCCGACCGGCTGGCGGCGGCAGTGGGCGCGGCCGGGCTGCGGCCGGGGCAGCCCACGCTTATCGTCGATGCGGGCACGGCCCTGAAATGCGACCTGGTAACGGCCGATGGCACCTACCACGGCGGCAGCATTGGGCCGGGCTTGGGCATGCGGTTTCGGGCCTTGCACGCATTCACGGGACGGCTGCCGCTGCTGGAGCTGCCGGTGCCCGATGCAACGATTCCGCTCACGGGCGACTCCACTACAGGGAGCCTGCTGAGTGGCGTGGTGAACGGCACCGTGGCCGAAATCATGGGCTTCGTGGCTCAGTATCAGCAGCGCTACCCGGGGCTGGGGGTGCTGCTCACGGGGGGCGACGCGGCTTTTCTGGCGGCCCGGCTCCCGGCTCGTATCTTTGTTGTGCCTGAGCTGGTGCTGCTCGGCCTTAATCGGATTTTAGCTTATCATGTTGTCAAATAA
- a CDS encoding TraR/DksA family transcriptional regulator — protein sequence MNDDNIRYSREDLNEFDQIIQEKLTAARKELSFIKETLNRSNDTGTDTTASSAKVLEDGAETAEKESMNQLASRQMKFIQQLENAQVRIKNGTYGVCIGTGKLIPKERLRAVPHTQHSIEAKMARRD from the coding sequence ATGAACGACGACAACATTCGCTATTCCCGGGAAGACTTGAATGAGTTCGACCAGATTATTCAGGAAAAACTGACGGCGGCCCGTAAGGAGTTGTCATTCATTAAAGAAACCCTGAACCGGAGCAACGACACCGGCACCGATACCACTGCTTCTTCGGCCAAGGTCCTGGAAGACGGCGCCGAAACGGCCGAGAAAGAAAGCATGAACCAGCTGGCTTCGCGCCAGATGAAGTTCATCCAACAGCTCGAAAACGCCCAGGTTCGTATCAAAAACGGCACCTACGGCGTGTGCATCGGCACGGGCAAACTGATTCCGAAGGAGCGCCTGCGGGCCGTACCGCACACCCAGCACTCCATCGAAGCCAAAATGGCGCGCCGCGACTAG